The sequence AATGCCTGCAGGAGAGAAGCAACATCAGTAATCCAGGCTCAATGGGTACATGCCCCTGGAGAAGACAACACTTTAGGAAAGTATTCTGAACATTTTCCACCTGAAAAGCAGTTCTTGGGCAAACAACTGCCTTTCTGCCCCGTACGTTAGCTGTTGCCCAAGGGAGAAGCGTTACAGAGAACACCCACCGCCAATTTTGTAGACATCCTGAAGAGGCAGCCGCAGAGGTTTGTCCGTGGGACGAGTGGGTGGCAGGATACAGTCCAGAGCTTCAAGGAGGGTGGTTCCACTGGCATTGCCGTCCTTTCGGGTCACCTTCCACCCCTTGAACCAGGGCATCTGCAACAAGAACAAGCCCAGGCATCAGTCGTCTGACAACATGAACAGCACAACGTTAGAAGAAAGACCAAGCGGCACATCTCTGTATCCTATTGCAGAGTAAGAGTACACAAAGTGCTGGGATTTAATCCTTGAGCTCCGCGCTCCCAAACACAGCTACACTGAAAAACAGGTAGGCTTCACTATTGCCTAATTTATCTCAGCAACCCTCCCAGTTTAATTTCTTAACATAAACGAATGTCAAACCTACGTTAGAGCTGGGCTCCAACATGTTGTCTCCGTTCCAACCAGAAATTGGCACGAAAGCTACAGTGTCTGGGTTGTAGCCAATTTTCTTGATGTAAGTGCTGACTTCTTTGACAATCTCCTCGTATCTCTTCTGGCTGTAGGGCGGCTCGGTGGAATCCATCTTGTTGACGCCGACGATCAGCTGTTTCACACCCAGGGTGTAGGCCAGAAGGGCGTGCTCACGGGTCTGCCCGTTCTTGGAGATACCGGCCTCAAACTCCCCGACACCAGCAGCGACGATCAGGACAGCGCAGTCagcctgggaaaagggaaaaacaaaccccgttattatattatttatataacatatacagtatatattatatatgcaaTAACCGCAGTTATTATActattaaatatattatatacacTTGCATATGTGTCAAGGTATCGGGGAAACCCACCCAGTCAAGGAAAAACCTGCCCGAGCTGCCGACCCCCCCGTGCTATTTCCCTACCTGCGAAGTTCCAGTGATCATGTTCTTGATGAAGTCTCTGTGTCCGGGAGCGTCGATGATGGTGACGTAGTATTTGCTGGTTTCGAACTTCCACAGGGAAATATCAATGGTAATACCACGCTCACGCTCAGCCTTCAGCTTGTCCAAGACCCAGGCGTATTTGAAGGAGCCCTTGCCCatctacagatttaaaaaaataaattgtttttttctccctttttcaaagaatctatatatatttgcatttacttCAGAAAGATCCCACATTGGCTAAAGAGCAACATCTAAGAATAGCCAAGTGGTTTAATGCTGAGAAATGCCGCTGCTTGTAAAACAAGCAACAAGATCCCCTTGGCACTACCGGTGAGAGATGCCAAGTGCTGGCTGTCACTGAGCCTGCTGACAGCCCTGCCCTCTCGCAGCTTGTTAACTGCACCAACACAGCTTTCCCGTGGAGCTCCTGAGCCTAAGCCCTGCTATCAAGTGTCCTCTACAAGTGCAATCCCTGCGATAACCAACACTGTAACTGCCAGTCAGCCCAGTGTCCGCTACGTTTCATCCCGAGGTGTGCTTTATAGATTTATGGTgtaattacacaggaaaaaaagtagaatCAGTAAGACTTTCTATGGGTTCAAACACCAAAATCCATTCCTTTCATGTTTAGAAGTAAAACTTATCAGAGCAACTTCATAAATTTTATCCTCAACTACATTTTGTTTGCAGACCACAGCTGGGAACTCCACCTAATTGCGATTCGGGGCACAATTACACAGGCGTAGCTTTAGACTCCCTTTCCTTTCCATGGTTCCGCACTCCACATTCCGATCTTTGCCAATTAACGCGACGGCGGAGCCAACGCTCTGGCTCTTGTTCAGCCCCGGGGACAAGCGGAGCCCAACCGCCGCCCTGTGGCCACCCAGCACCCTGCGCTCCTTCAGCCACTGGGACAGTTGCCACCAAACCGCCTCCCTGTGGCCACCCGACACTTTGCAACTCGAGTTTTGCAACTCAAAACCTCCCTTTATTCCCGTCCCGCCCCCGACGCCTCGCCGGGCGCCCCAGGAGCACGCACCTCGGCGGCTTCCTTCTCGAACTTCTCGATGGTCCTCTTGTCGATGCCCCCGCACTTGTAGATGAGGTGCCCGGTGGTGGTGGACTTGCCAGAATCGACGTGGCCGATGACGACGATGTTGATGTGGgtcttctcctttcccatctcGGACGGTAGCTTGGGTTCTTTCTTCCGGCAGAAAAGAATCGACACCTGGAAGCgggtccccccaaaaaaaacaagaTTAAGTAAAACACCGGCGAGGCCTCCAGCGCGGAGGCGGCCGAGCAGAGCCGCGCCATGGCGGCCCCTCAGGCGGGGCGGCCCGGCTAGGCCCGGCCGGGatggcggcgcggcccggccccgccccgccggaggAGGGGCCGCGTCGGGCGGTCGccggacggggggggggggggacacgggacggggACACAAGCCCCCTCCGAGCGCCCCCGGCGTCACCCCCTCCGGGCTCCGCGCacccccggcggccggggagcggggcggcggcgcggcgggcggcgcggagggcggggccggccccgctcctTTGTGTGACTCACCCCGCCCGGCCCGCACCGTCCTCCATTTTGTGGCGCTGGCGGCGGGCAGGAAAAGCCGAgcggccattttttttttttttttttttttaacactcgTGTCccgtccccaccccaccccccaccacaccGCGGCCCGCGGGCCTCgacgggccccgccgccgcccggcacGCTCCGCGCGTCccgccggcacggcccctccgcCACCCGCGCTGCGGGGGGAAGGGGAAGCGGCCGCGCGCCTCCCGCACGGTCACGCCGCTCCCCGCGTCCCGGAGAGAAGGATGGCGGGAGGGAAACGACGCGTCGCCACCTCCCCGGCGTGcgctcccccctctgccccttctccccccagcgCTCCGCCGCGGCGGCCGCGCCCGGCCGTCCCCAGGCCCTCAGGGAGCGCAGGCCCCCGGCCCGATCCCCGCCCCCGGTCCCGGCCTGCCCCGCGCGGACGCGCCTCACCTGCGAGGCGGCGGCTGCGAGCCCGGAGCGAAAAAGACCGACGGCGTGAACGGAGCCCCTTATATAGgctgggcgggggcggggcctaaGGTACACGTCACCACTCCCGGCGGCCCCGCGGCCACGCCCCACCGGCCCCGCCCTGGCGGCCGCGCGGGCAAAGGGCGCCCCCCGCCCGTttccggcccccccccccccccgccccaacgcGGCCCGCCCGGggagcgggaccgggaccgggaccggcccCTCCGGCCGGGGAGAGGCGGCTCCGGCGGCCCCGGAGGCGATGGGGACGAGAAAGCGTCAGGCGTTGCGTCATGGCCCGGTCCAGGGGGGGATGCAGCGGCTTCAAGAAAGTCCCTGGGGAGTAGCCCCAGGGCAAGTTAATCGTGTGCCTTATTAGGGAGGCACAAGAACTCAATCAGTGAGATTAGTAATTGGAAAAGTCGCTTAAGATGACGGTATGCGAggccccctccttccctccccccccagcagctcacCCGGGGGCAAGGCCCAGAAACGGGGGTAGGGGGGAGcaggaatttcaggaaaaaaaagaaagagcatggTATggctcaaaaaaaagaaaaccaaaagaaaaaaaaacaagtctttttctgtctttcttgtacCATCAGAGCACAAAAGTTGCCCTTTTCTGGGCTCAGAAAACTCGGGCACGAAGTGAGAGGAGGCGGGGACACCCCAAGCGAAGGAGCGGGTACCAAAGAGCATCCCTGGAGCGCTGGGGATACGCGAGTCCCGCCTCGGGAACCCAAACTGCgagtgtccccgtccccccccggtgCCGTATTTCCACACGGGACAAGTGTCAGCCCCAGCAGGAAATGATTTCTGAGATCCCGGCCCGGCTCCCGACCTCGGGAATAAAAGCCTTGCTGGTTCCAGTGGGATCTTCTCCGGGTTACCTGCTCCTCACCCACGGGAGAGAAATCCATTGGACACACAACACGTCCCGGACCCATTCCCCCGGGATTAAGCTGAGATTTAtacaaacatttctgtttgttcttttaaaacGGTGGGCAAAGGAAAGGAAGGCACAGGCTCCGTGTTCTTCTTCGGGAACGCCACACTCCGGTCTTAGTGGCTTCCACAGACCCGAGGGCAGTCCCGTGCGTTTGTGGGGATGCACCTCACGATCCCAGTCGCAAAGCACGGAGCGAGTTGCTcgttcagaaacaaacaaaaaggaacgatgaaataaaaaaaccccacttcgtGCATCCACACTCGCGCTTGACTCCAAATTTCTGGAGCTGAGACACAGCCGGCATCAAACTTACTACAGGAAAGATCCGCAAACTCAGTATTTCGTGGATCGACAGGGAATCGAGGTGTTCCCACAGCGTCTGCTACTTTTCCACacgccaaattaaaaaaaaaaaaaaaagaaaagatgcatttgggggaaaaaaagggtggtTTGAGACTTGTTAGAGCAGCAGCTGATTGAGAACACAGCTTTTCCACAAAACCCCAGCTCCAGAGTAAAACCTGCAGAAACGTTCAGACACTATTAAACAAACTTACCGATTTTTAGGACAGGAACAAAGTCAGCTTCTCCTCAAAACCCCGTGGGGGCAGTTACGAGTGGAGGCCCTGCCTGTGAAGAGCAatgaggggaagggggggtcaCTTTCTGGGACCGGAGACGCAGGATGGGAAGGCGATGCGGTGGCGCAGGCTGGGAGtcaggaaaagtgagaaaaaggaggTGAGAAGGCGAAGGAGCGCCCGTGGGGTCTCCTCCAAAGCACAGGCCGTCTGTAAACCCGGCTAAAGGGCTTTATTTTTGAGTTGGGTTCTGAAAGGTGGGTTTCGGGAGGGGGTGTTTCTGATGGAGGGAGCTGTGGAAGCGCCCCTTCTCGCAAAAAAGGTAGTTTAACCCTTTCCGAACGGAGGCAAGGACTGGTGcctggggagggagcggggacagGGGAGGTGTTACTGGTTTCTGACACAGCCCACACCAAACCCCACAGTTCTTTTCttaagggactttttttttttttttttagcagagtaTTTCATAACTAAAGGCCTTTAGGAGTATACATTTCTGAAGACGGCAGCTTCCGTGCTATGTACATAGCTGAAAGCGATGGAACCTGAATCTGTTGGCCAAACTCTTAACCACGGCCCTAGCTCAAGTCCACAGCAGCTgtggttttttctcctcccctccattTCTTTAATTGAGTTTTCAAaagaattttattatttcctctttAATCTGTCCAATACACACTTTTATTCCCCCAACAACTAGTTTATCTCTCATTGTCTGTTCTATTAGCGGAACATTCCTATTAGCAGTCTCCCAAATATTTATACAGCTGGGGAGCTCCAGATACAGGAACAGCCCCACGGAACCCAGGGAGATGCATCCTGAAGAGCCCTCTCGGGCTGGATCCTGCGTGCAAAGAGCCTGCTGCAAATCCCAGATAGTCTTCATTTGGCAAAAGGAATCTCTTTGCTGTGAAACACTGAGGAAGGAATGGAGATAAGAGATTTCAAAAATCCCAGGTCTTTTGGGCTTTGGAAGAGAGCTTATTAAATCCAGCCTGGCTTCAGGAATAGGACTTTGTGGGGACAAATCACTGCCTGGGGGGcaccaagaagagtgtggccagcaggctgagggaggtcatcctccccctctgctctgccctggggaggcaccacctggagcactgggtccagttctgggctccccagttcaagaaggacagggaactgttggagagggaacagcagagggctacaaagatgatgaggggcctggagcatctcccttatgaggagaggctgagggacttgggtctttttagtctgaagagcagactgaggggggatctgatcaacacctataaatacttaaagggtgggtgtcaggaggatggggccagtcttttctcagtggtgcccagtgacaggacaagagggaacgggcacaaacttgaacagaggaagttccatctcaacatgaggaggaacttctttcctgtgagggtggcagagccctggaagaggctacccagagaagcggtggagtctccgtctctggagacattccaaacccccctggacacattcctgtgggacctgctctgggtggacctgctgtggcagggggttggactggatgatctccagaggtcccttccaaccccaaatccttctgtagttctgtgattctgtgaccccagGTAAGCAGATCCTGAGCTGCAATAACCCGTGGCCACCTCTGCCTGCGGCGTGAGGACACGCGGGAGGGTTCTCCACAGCATTTgtgctgcaggagcccatagaatggccagcattttaaaaagaatctcAGACCACGTTATAGTACAATGAAAGTCAGGCTGTCACTGTACCTAACCCAAGTGCTCTAACTTGTAAAAATGAGCGTTAACTGGATTTTGAGGTCACAGCAGCTACTGCAGCATTACCTTCACTTCAGCGTGTGGCTCCAGCAGGTACCAAACGTGCTGCAAGCTCCGAACAGTCACAGGCAGAGAAATCACGCCGGAAAATAGATGTGCTCCCTGAGCACAGGGGTGGCACCTTTGTCGGTCAGAACCCCACGGAAAGGGAAGGTGACAGCACTTACTGGGCTGTTTTAGC comes from Numenius arquata chromosome 7, bNumArq3.hap1.1, whole genome shotgun sequence and encodes:
- the EEF1A1 gene encoding elongation factor 1-alpha 1 — encoded protein: MGKEKTHINIVVIGHVDSGKSTTTGHLIYKCGGIDKRTIEKFEKEAAEMGKGSFKYAWVLDKLKAERERGITIDISLWKFETSKYYVTIIDAPGHRDFIKNMITGTSQADCAVLIVAAGVGEFEAGISKNGQTREHALLAYTLGVKQLIVGVNKMDSTEPPYSQKRYEEIVKEVSTYIKKIGYNPDTVAFVPISGWNGDNMLEPSSNMPWFKGWKVTRKDGNASGTTLLEALDCILPPTRPTDKPLRLPLQDVYKIGGIGTVPVGRVETGVLKPGMVVTFAPVNVTTEVKSVEMHHEALAEALPGDNVGFNVKNVSVKDVRRGNVAGDSKNDPPMEAAGFTAQVIILNHPGQISAGYAPVLDCHTAHIACKFAELKEKIDRRSGKKLEDGPKFLKSGDAAIVDMIPGKPMCVESFSDYPPLGRFAVRDMRQTVAVGVIKAVDKKAGGAGKVTKSAQKAQKAK